CTGTGGGGAACCTGGGGCCTCTCAGTGAGAGGGTGGTAGAGGACTTGGGCTTGCCTTAGGGGATCTGTGGGGAGGGCCCAGGTAAGTGGGGCTTGGTCCTGGATTTCCGGTGTTCAGCAGGACAGCACTGAGAGTGGGCTGATAGGACCCTGAGTCCAAAATCCATGCTATATCCTTTCCAGAGAGCAAATCGTTAGTTTTCTACTGATCGTGTGAGTTTAAGGGagggatcaaatttcaatgtTCCCTAGGGTATggatagatttattttttctctagagagagggtctggctctgttgtacaggctggagtgcagtggtgtgatcatagctcactgcagcctccaactcctgggctcaagtcatcctcctgcctgagactcccgagtagctgggactataggtgcataccaccatgtgtggctaagatttgtactttaaaaacaattattttatttttaaattttaatctatttatttatttattttgagaccgggTTATGAgatgggctaatttttgtatttttggtagagtcaggattttaccatattgtcaaggctggtctcgaactcctgggctcaagtgatccacccgcctcagcctctcgctctgtcgcccaggctggagtgcagtggccggatctcagctcactgcaagctccgcctcccgggttcgcgccattctcctgcctcagcctcccgagtagctgggactacaggcgcccgccacctcgcccggctagttttttgtattttttagtagagacggggtttcaccgtgttagccaggatggtctcgatcttgtgaccttgtgatccgcccgtctcggcctcccaaagtgctgggattacaggcttgagccaccgcgcccggcctagatggacttttaaaaaaatgtgtggcaAAATACACATAGCATAAAACATACCACattcaccatttttaagtgtgcggCCCAGGGGCAGAAGCACATTCACGGtgctgtgcagccatcaccaccattcagccgcagaacttattcatcttcccaaactgaagctCTGGCCCGTTCAACCCCaactccccaccccccagcccctggcacccacccTTCCACTGTCCGTCTACAGAGTTTACGGCTCTCCTTTGAGGCCCCTCACAGGAGTGGAATCCTATAGTGCGGgcctttctgtgactggctcCTTTCACTGAGTCCCATGTCCTCAAGGGTCAGCCATGTCGGAGCCCATCTCAAAATGGCCTTACTTTCTTCTCCATGACTTGCACTTTCCTGCAGTCCTGTAAGGCGGGGCTTGGTGGAGATGGAGAGCAGGGCAAGTGTTTAGCCACAGATGAGTCCTCACTTTCAATTTTAACTGTAATGTCAACTTTCTGGATGTTTACATGCTTAAAAGAGTAATTCCTTCCTTCATAAAGTATTGGCTCCCACTCTGCCCATGATGCAAGCTGCTCTCATCTTGCCACACGGAAATTTATGTCTGCCTAGTTAGAGTGAGCAGTTTTTCTGTCTACTCCTTTCCCTAGAAGAAGTGGGGCTGGGCCCTCCCTGTTCTGTCTCAGACCTCAGTCTTCCTTaccattctattctattttattttattttgagatggagtctcgctctgtcacccaggctggagtgcaatggcgccatctcggctcactgcaacctctgcctcccaggttcaaacgattctcctgcctcagcctcccaagtagtacaggcacgtgccaccatgcctggctaatttttgtatttttttaatagagacggggtttcaccgtgctggtcatgctggtcttgaactcctgaccttgtgatctgcctgcctcggcctcccaaagtgctgggactacagatgcacaccaccatgcccagttaattttttgtatatttagcggatacagggtttcactatgttggccaggctagtctcaaactcctgacttcagataatccatccgcctcagccttccaaagtgctaggattacaggcgtgtgccactgcgctGGGCCACCATTCTGTTTTAAATAAGAGTTTTATTAAGGTATgattcatataccataaaattcaccattgtaaagtgtacagttcagtggtttttagtatatttagagttgtgcagccatcaccatctAATTCCACAACATTTTTGTCACTCCCTAAAGGAGCCATTAGCCACTACTCCTCCCTGTTcccctctccagcccctggcacccactcctctgcttcctgtctctatgaatttgcctggCTGAACACTTTACATAAGTGGATTCATTCCTTCTCTTGGCTGAAtcctcttccattctgtgggtagACTGCACTGAGTTTAGCCATCCATCTGTTGGATGAGTGGTGCCGCTGTGAACCTCTGTGGACAAGTCTTAGTTTGGACGCGTGTGTTCACTTCTGCCATTCTTCAGCTGAGCGTCTGGGCTGGTGGTCCTGTGTCTGGCCGCCAGGCCACAAAAGGGTGCTTGCTTCCCTTATGCCCCGGGAATCTTGGCACCTACTGCCCAAGCGCAGCCCTCAGCCCCCTGGCCGCCACCCTCTGCAGGTGGCTGAGATCTGCGTTGATATGGAGCTGCAGGACGAGATTCTGCCCAGAGCCCAGAACATCCAGAGCCGCCTGGACCGACAGACCATCGAGACGGAGGAGGTCTGGGCAGCCCACTGGGGGTTAGAGGGAGACAGGGACCTGGAGCCTGTACAGCCTGCTGTTGGAAGTGGCTGCCCTGCCTGCCCGCCTCCCTCTGGTCCCTTCCTTCTGACTTGGACTTCCTGTCTCCATCCCTGTCCCCCATCTCTTACCACCCTGTGCGGTCTCCTCTGCAGGTGAACAAGACGCTGAAGGCGACACTGCAGGCCCTGCTGGAGGTGGTGGCCTCGGATGACGGGGATGTGCTCGACTCCTTCCAGACCAGCCCCTCCACCGAGTCCCTCAAGTCCACCAGCTCAGACCCAGGCAGCCGGCAGGCAGGCCGGAGGCGTGGCCAGCAGCAGGAGACCGAAACCTTCTACCTCACGGTGGGGAGGGCTGGGCTGGTGGGTGGGACCCGTGGGGGCGTgactggggcagagggaggggctCAAGCCAGGGCTAACACTTTGGGCTCTTCTTGGGGCTGCCTAGAAGCTCCAGGAGTATCTGAGTGGACGGAGCATCCTCGCCAAGTTGCAGGCCAAGCACGAGAAGCTGCAGGAGGCCCTTCAGCGAGGTGGGCCCAGGACCCTATGTAGCCCACGGTCCTCCCCTCCTGCCTGTCCTTGGCCCTTATCCACACCTTTCTCTCTGGGATGCATTGAAGACCCTTGGCCTGAGAGGCAGACCAATGTTCTCCCACCCCACAGGTGACAAGGAGGAGCGGGAGATGTCTTGGTGAGTCCTTCATGAGGGGCTGGTGTGTTCTGAGGAGCTGGGGCCCTGCGATGGTCCCCCATCTCTTCTCTCCGTCAGGCCCAGCTCAGCTGCCTAATTCCCTGAGCCTCAATATCCCAGTTTTCGCACTGGATTGTGGAATAACTTCAGAGAATTAGAGCCCTACTTGGCTGGGCTGGTGGGTGGGGCACCCTATTCTCCATGCCCGGCCCCCTCAGAGCCAGTTCCCGTTCACCGCAGGACCCAGTACACACAgagaaaattccagaagagccGCCACCCCCGCCCCAGCTCCCAATATAACCAGAGACTCTTTGGGGGAGACATGGAGAAGTTTATCCAGGTACTTGCTTTGCCCCACATGCCAGCCCACCTGTACATGCTGGTCTTTCTTCAGCCCTGGGTCACCTCAGTGACCAGAGCATCTGCCTGATCCCAGGGTCCTCCACTCTCAGTCATCAACTGTCCCTTTCTGGGTGGGCCTCTTCCAGGCCGCTGTTGGGCTCCCCTGTAGCCTCTGCTGATTAAAGGGAGCATCCTTAACTAGTAATGGGAATGTATAGAAAACCTGGGGCAGCAGCATTTTTAGGTGCGAGATATTGAGAGCTTCTCCCCTGCAACTTCTGGCCAGCGTGGTACTGGGGGTCCTGGACAGTGAAATAAGGGGAAGCAAGAAAGATCAGAAAACtaatactgagatcagaaagtATCAGAgggtgccaggcacggtggctcacgcctgtgatcccggctctttgggaggctgaggtgggcagatcacttcagcccaggtgttcaagaccagcctgggcaacacggtgaaaccgcgtctctactaaaaatacaaaaattagccgggcatggcggtacgtgcctgtaatccgaggcggaggggggagggagggagggaggaagaaaaaaaaaaaaggaaagacagaaacaaagaaagaaagaaacacagagaaataaaaggaaagaaagaagaaaaaaagaaaagagaaaagtaaagaaagcaTCAGAGGGGGCCAGGCATGGAGAATACCAGAAGATCAGAACTGATACCGTCACTTTCAGTGATGTGGTTATGTGTGtagaacattcaaaaatcaacagATTCTTTAAATGAACActttgagtttctttcttttttattttatttttttttttaatttgttgagacagggtcttgtgctgttgcccaggctgaagtgcagtggcacaatctcagctcactgcagccttcacctcctacctgttggggttcaagtgattctcatgcctcagcctcccaagtagctgggactacaggtgtgcaccaccacacctggttaatttttacatttttagtagaggtgaagtttcaccatgttggtcaggttggtctcgaacttctgacctcaggtgatcctcctgcctcagtctcccaaagggctaggattacaggcgtgagccaccacacccagcttgagTTTCTAAATGTTACTTGATTCAAGGTCGGTGTACAgaatttaattgcatttttatattccAGCAACaatttgcaaataaaatgtaAGGTACTGCCTAAAACCTCATCAAAGATATCAGACACCTAAGAGTGGATCTAACAAACAGTGTGCTAGGCCTCTATGCCGACAACGATGATGTGTtcttgagagaaaataaaagcactcagcctggtgtggtggctcatgcctgtaatcacatcgtttggggagattgaggcaggagtatcacttgagcccaggaagtcgaggctgcagtgagccgagatcatgccactgcacttcagcctgggtgacagagggagaccttgtctcacaaaaagaaaaagcaattgaaTGACAACACAGGGCATGCTGTGTCCATGGTGAAGTAAACACCCTCTGTCCCCAGTGCTCTGGCCAGCCTGTGCCCCTGGTGGTGGAGAGCTGCATTCGCTTCATTAACCTCAACGGTAAGCAGGACCCAGCCCCTCCCGCTGTCCTGGCACCCAGCACCCAGCTCCCAGCACCTGGCATGGGAGGCCATCCTGGAGGGGCTGGGGAAGATGCTCAGTGCCCACCAGCTCGTTGTCCTCCCACAGGCCTGCAGCACGAAGGCATCTTCCGGGTGTCGGGTGCCCAGCTCCGGGTCTCAGAGATCCGTGATGCCTTCGAGAGAGGTGGGGACGGGCagggtgggcagggctgggggcttGGGCAGACGTTACCAGCTTCCTCCCCGCACTGCACCACTCGCCTGTCTGCAGGGGAGGACCCACTGGTGGAGGGCTGCACTGCCCATGATCTGGACTCGGTGGCCGGGGTGCTGAAGCTCTACTTCCGGAGCCTGGAGCCCCCACTCTTCCCCCCAGACCTGTTCAGCGAGCTGCTGGCTTCTTCGGGTGAGGCCGGGGCCTGAGGCCAGTGGGGGTAGGGCACTTGCTAGGGCAGCCCCACTCACTCGACTCTCTCTGGGCGGTTTTGGCCACAGAGCTGGAGGCCCCGGCAGAGAGGGTGGAGCACGTGAGCCGCCTGCTATGGCGGCTGCCCGCGCCAGTGCTGGTGGTTCTGCGCTACCTCTTCACCTTCCTCAACCAGTGAGTGCTGTGGGGCGAGTGCTGGGGTGGGGGCCAGGGTCGAGGGGATAAGGGGACTCGGGGTGCGGGCTCTCTGCTTGTGATGTGTGTGTCCCCCCAGCCTGGCCCAGTACAGCGATGAGAACATGATGGACCCCTACAACCTGGCCGTGTGCTTTGGGCCCACGCTGCTACCGGTGCCCGCTGGGCAGGACCCGGTGGCGCTGCAGGGCCGGGTGAACCAGCTGGTGCAGACGCTCATACTGCAGCCAGATCGGGTCTTCCCGCCCCTGACCTCACTGCCTGGCCCCGTCTACGAGAAGTGCATGGCACCGCCTTCCGCCAGCTGCCTGGGGTACACCCTTGGTGCTGCAGAGGGGATGGGGGGTCCACTGGAGAAGAGCCCCCCTCATCCACCTTGCTCTGCCCTGAACCTCAGGGACGCCCAGCTGGAGAGCCTGGGGGTGGACAACGAGCCGGAGCTGGAAGCTGAGATGCTTGCCCAGGAGGATGGTGAGGGCAATGGGCAGAGAGCCCCACCCTGTCCCTGCCCTAGTGTCCACACCCGCCCCCCCGCACAGCTTGGaccccctctcctccccagaCCTGGAGGGGGTTGTGGAGGCTGTGGCCTGCTTTGCCTACACGGGCCGAACGGCCCAGGAGCTGAGCTTCCGGCGGGGGGACGTACTGCGGCTGCACGAGAGGGCCTCGAGCGACTGGTGGCGGGGGGAGCACAATGGCGTGCGGGGCCTCATCCCCCACAAGTATATCACACTGCCTGAGGGGTAAGTGAGCTGCGCCCTCAGGCCCCAGGGTTCCTGGaatctccccacctccccttcaTCCAGCCCTCCCCTGACCCCAAGTTAGATTCTGAAGGTCTGGGCTAGGCCAGAGAATGGAGCCTGTCTGACTACTTCTGACTGGCACGGAGGCTGCTGGCCCTGGACCCCGTGCAGGGAAGGAACACTCAAAACAGGCTGGTGCTTCCCACCACAGGGCAGAGAAGCAGGTGGTGGGCGCAGGGCCGCAGACTGCAGGGGAGTCTGGGAGCAGTCCCGAGGGCCTCCTGGCATCAGAGCTGGTTCACCGGTGAGCAAGAAGATAGGGCTTGGGGGGCCCATACATGTGCTGTTCTAGGCCAGAGGGGACTGGGGTCAGGCTTTGGCCCCGTGGGAGTGGGAGGTGTTGGCAGATGAGGACGTGACAGAGTGACCCAGCTTGTGACAGGGAAAGAGGCTCTAGAGGAGCTTGGGGACCACTGGGCCAGCCTCCTTTCCTTGGCCACACCCCAGGATGGGAGGAGCCACTGTCCAGTTAGCTCAGGGACTTCCCAGAGCCCCCACCAGGCTCCCCGTCTGTCCTGCAGGCCAGAGCCATGCATCTCACCCGAGGCCGTGGGACTCTCTGGACATAGACGACGCTGCTTGGTCCCAGCCTCCCCGGAGCAACACGTGGAGGTGGATAAGGTGAGAGAGGGTGTGTGGCAGGTGAGGGACATCTGTCCTGGGGGGATCTCTGCCTTCCCTTGGGagccacactcctccctccttgAGGTTCCAGTCCTTGCCCTCCCTGGCCTTAGCTCAGGGGAACCTGCCGCCAGACACACAGGCCCAAGGCAGACCCCATGGAGGGtaggaaggcaaagatgtaaggGCGAGtggggatggagagggatggcCACAGAGGCAGGGATGAGAGGGACAGAAGACACCTGGCCTGGCTAGAGCCTGGGGCTTGCACGTTGGAATTCATGTTCGGCTTCAGAGCAGGGAGTGGCAGGGCTGAGTTAAGGCTGTTTACCTGGTAGAGGCAAGGGACTCCCGGGCAGATTTCAAGGCTGGCATCTGTAGCTGGGCTAGGTAACAGGCGGTGCCATGGCAGGCGCCTGGCATGCCAGGGAGGATGAAAGGGACAGatggcagggaggcaggagggggtgGCTGGTTGGGGATTGGAGTGGGGCAGCAGTGGCTCTCGAAGGAGCAGAGCGCAGGCTCAAGATGTGGCTCTGGCAAGCGCACGACCTGGGGAACCCTGCTCCATGCTCTGTGCCATGGGACCTGTGAACACTGTTGGGCTGAACGTGGAAGCCCAGGGAAAGTTGCTAAGCCCAAGGAGGAGAGACCTGAGAACATGTGGGTGTCCCAGGTGTGGCCAAGCCCTCCGGCTTAGGGAGCCCAGGGAGGGTCGGGTAGACACACAGGAGCAGGAGTGGGAGCCAGGGACGGAGCAGCTGGGAGATGCCATGGGAGGACACTGACCTGGGAGTTCCCCGAATGCTGGCGGTCCCTGAGGCCACGGGCAGGGGGACTGTGATCTCTGCCAAGGAAAGAGTGGGGGCGAGAAGAGAGGGGTCCCCACTTTCGGGCTAAACCAAGGAATTGCTGTCCTCAGAGGAGACTGTGACAGAGACACCAAAAGGGGCAGGAGGGATGCCAGGTGCGAAGTAGGGGAGAGCGACCTGGAGGCTGAGGGACTGGGGATGTTGTCTGAGGACTTGCTTTGGGAGTGGGAGGAACTCAGGTGGGTCTTGGGCAGGGTCAGTCGGGGGAGCTCACTGGtcaccctccctttctttcccctccaCTAGGCTGTGGCACAGAACATGGACTCTGTGTTTAAGGAGCTCTTGGGAAAGACCTCTGTCCGCCAGGGCCTCGGGCCAGCATCTgccacctctcccagccctgGGCCCCGAAGCCCAAAGGCACCGGCCGGCAGCCGCCTGGGCAAGAACAAAGGCTTCTCCCGGGGCCCTGGGGCCCCAGCCTCACCCTCAGCATCCCACCCCCAGGGCCTGGACACGACCCCCAAGCCACACTGAGGTGCTGCTGCTGGAGCTGTGTGCCCCAGGCGGCTACCCCCTGGACCGGCCACTCTCCCCAGCCCTCTTGCTTCTCTCCAACCCTGTCCAGCAAGTTCAGGGTGCTGCACTTCACCCTGTGCGGAGGTGGGATGGGCCGCACGTGCAGGGATGCCCACTCCACACCCTGCCTGCCTCTCAGCCCTGGCCCAGGCCCCTTTTGGAGGCTGGGGAAAGCCCTCTTCTGCGACTTTG
This genomic stretch from Chlorocebus sabaeus isolate Y175 chromosome X, mChlSab1.0.hap1, whole genome shotgun sequence harbors:
- the ARHGAP4 gene encoding rho GTPase-activating protein 4 isoform X5, with amino-acid sequence MAAHGKLRRERGLQAEYETQVKDGSNHLHPASPKCHEAQRLGKLQSANMEMRWQLSEQLRCLELQGELRRELLQELAEFMRRRAEVELEYSRGLEKLAERFSSRAGRLGSSREHQSFRKEPSLLSPLHCWAVLLQHTRQQSRESAALSEVLAGPLAQRLSHIAEDVGRLVKKSRDLEQQLQDELLEVVSELQTAKKTYQAYHMESVNAEAKLREAERQEEKRAGRSVPTTTAAAAEAGPLRKSSLKKGGRLVEKRQAKFMEHKLKCTKARNEYLLSLASVNAAVSNYYLHDVLDLMDCCDTGFHLALGQVLRSYTAAESRTQASQVQGLGSLEEAVEALDPPGDKAKVLEVHATIFCPPLRFDYHPHDGDEVNKTLKATLQALLEVVASDDGDVLDSFQTSPSTESLKSTSSDPGSRQAGRRRGQQQETETFYLTKLQEYLSGRSILAKLQAKHEKLQEALQRGDKEEREMSWTQYTQRKFQKSRHPRPSSQYNQRLFGGDMEKFIQCSGQPVPLVVESCIRFINLNGLQHEGIFRVSGAQLRVSEIRDAFERGEDPLVEGCTAHDLDSVAGVLKLYFRSLEPPLFPPDLFSELLASSELEAPAERVEHVSRLLWRLPAPVLVVLRYLFTFLNHLAQYSDENMMDPYNLAVCFGPTLLPVPAGQDPVALQGRVNQLVQTLILQPDRVFPPLTSLPGPVYEKCMAPPSASCLGYTLGAAEGMGGPLEKSPPHPPCSALNLRDAQLESLGVDNEPELEAEMLAQEDDLEGVVEAVACFAYTGRTAQELSFRRGDVLRLHERASSDWWRGEHNGVRGLIPHKYITLPEGAEKQVVGAGPQTAGESGSSPEGLLASELVHRPEPCISPEAVGLSGHRRRCLVPASPEQHVEVDKAVAQNMDSVFKELLGKTSVRQGLGPASATSPSPGPRSPKAPAGSRLGKNKGFSRGPGAPASPSASHPQGLDTTPKPH
- the ARHGAP4 gene encoding rho GTPase-activating protein 4 isoform X7; the encoded protein is MAAHGKLRRERGLQAEYETQVKEMRWQLSEQLRCLELQGELRRELLQELAEFMRRRAEVELEYSRGLEKLAERFSSRAGRLGSSREHQSFRKEPSLLSPLHCWAVLLQHTRQQSRESAALSEVLAGPLAQRLSHIAEDVGRLVKKSRDLEQQLQDELLEVVSELQTAKKTYQAYHMESVNAEAKLREAERQEEKRAGRSVPTTTAAAAEAGPLRKSSLKKGGRLVEKRQAKFMEHKLKCTKARNEYLLSLASVNAAVSNYYLHDVLDLMDCCDTGFHLALGQVLRSYTAAESRTQASQVQGLGSLEEAVEALDPPGDKAKVLEVHATIFCPPLRFDYHPHDGDEVAEICVDMELQDEILPRAQNIQSRLDRQTIETEEVNKTLKATLQALLEVVASDDGDVLDSFQTSPSTESLKSTSSDPGSRQAGRRRGQQQETETFYLTKLQEYLSGRSILAKLQAKHEKLQEALQRGDKEEREMSWTQYTQRKFQKSRHPRPSSQYNQRLFGGDMEKFIQCSGQPVPLVVESCIRFINLNGLQHEGIFRVSGAQLRVSEIRDAFERGEDPLVEGCTAHDLDSVAGVLKLYFRSLEPPLFPPDLFSELLASSELEAPAERVEHVSRLLWRLPAPVLVVLRYLFTFLNHLAQYSDENMMDPYNLAVCFGPTLLPVPAGQDPVALQGRVNQLVQTLILQPDRVFPPLTSLPGPVYEKCMAPPSASCLGDAQLESLGVDNEPELEAEMLAQEDDLEGVVEAVACFAYTGRTAQELSFRRGDVLRLHERASSDWWRGEHNGVRGLIPHKYITLPEGAEKQVVGAGPQTAGESGSSPEGLLASELVHRPEPCISPEAVGLSGHRRRCLVPASPEQHVEVDKAVAQNMDSVFKELLGKTSVRQGLGPASATSPSPGPRSPKAPAGSRLGKNKGFSRGPGAPASPSASHPQGLDTTPKPH